In a genomic window of Aggregatimonas sangjinii:
- a CDS encoding cupin domain-containing protein, giving the protein MKPINLKEKHAAFDKQWHPHQIAVVDDMQVLLAKIQGEFVWHAHENEDELFQVLKGTLYMKFRDRTETVKEGEIIVVPKGVEHRPSTKNGEEVHLLLFEKLSTAHTGTVDHEMTQHHYPKI; this is encoded by the coding sequence ATGAAACCCATCAATCTAAAAGAAAAACATGCCGCCTTCGACAAACAGTGGCATCCACATCAAATCGCGGTGGTCGATGACATGCAGGTACTATTGGCCAAGATACAGGGCGAATTCGTGTGGCATGCGCACGAAAATGAAGACGAGCTTTTTCAAGTTCTAAAGGGAACTTTGTACATGAAGTTTCGCGACAGAACCGAAACAGTAAAAGAAGGCGAGATCATCGTCGTACCCAAAGGCGTTGAGCATCGCCCTTCGACCAAAAATGGCGAAGAGGTGCATTTGTTGCTTTTCGAAAAACTAAGCACAGCACATACCGGTACCGTTGACCATGAAATGACGCAACACCATTATCCCAAGATATGA